The following proteins are encoded in a genomic region of Hydra vulgaris chromosome 05, alternate assembly HydraT2T_AEP:
- the LOC136080352 gene encoding uncharacterized protein LOC136080352, with protein sequence MNELLHRLEKEDSVGGKWLVPVNGKAKLYCDASSIGLGVVLLIGGIIIEDANVSRKEVSAVIASCNQCNSIDPYSVKWKHGQLSVKQNWNRVALDVTHVGAELYLSMIDCGPSRYTVWRKLVTKTAAEIIEKLEEIFSLFGPPVCLLIDNEFRSHTLTRFADKWDVDLEYRAAYRAQGNGIVERIHRSISRTVARSRCSIALVVLLYNETISSNCSKSSSQQFKQKPTSFIPGVDTRKKVEKYGVDNIFKEGDNVWVKPAQETKCDWSRIPGIVRKQNTWSFDVETANRVFPRHISHLHRRIPDSHNKKDSFNDGLDILKDEFGNGKGRYNEDAVRNDCNEQTITRSGRIIRAPQRLDL encoded by the exons atgaatgagtTGCTTCACCGTTTGGAAAAAGAGGACTCGGTTGGTGGGAAATGGCTGGTACCAGTGAATGGAAAAGCTAAGCTTTACTGTGATGCATCGTCCATAGGATTGGGTGTAGTTCTTCTAATTGGAGGAATAATTATTGAAGATGCA AATGTATCACGTAAGGAGGTCTCAGCAGTAATTGCAAGTTGTAACCAGTGCAACTCCATCGATCCTTATTCCGTAAAATGGAAGCATGGTCAGCTGAGTGTAAAGCAGAATTGGAATCGGGTTGCTCTCGATGTGACGCATGTAGGTGCAGAACTATACTTATCAATGATTGACTGCGGCCCATCACGGTATACAGTGTGGCGCAAACTGGTAACCAAAACAGCGGCTGAAATTATTGAAAAGCTGGAAGAAATATTTTCCTTATTTGGACCGCCAGTTTGCCTTCTAATTGACAATGAATTTCGTTCACACACGCTAACAAGGTTTGCTGACAAATGGGACGTTGATTTAGAATATCGAGCAGCTTATCGAGCTCAAGGCAATGGTATCGTTGAACGCATACACAGATCAATTAGTAGAACAGTCGCCCGCTCACGTTGCTCAATCGCTCTGGTAGTATTACTGTACAATGAGACGATATCATCAAATTGTAGTAAAAGTTCATCGCAGCAATTTAAGCAAAAACCAACGTCGTTTATTCCAGGTGTCGATACACGTAAGAAAGTCGAAAAATATGGAGTAGACAACATATTCAAGGAAGGTGACAATGTTTGGGTAAAACCAGCTCAAGAGACAAAATGTGATTGGTCTAGGATACCTGGTATCGTACGGAAGCAAAATACCTGGTCGTTTGACGTCGAAACCGCAAATAGGGTATTCCCACGACATATCTCACACTTGCATCGCCGTATTCCAGACtctcataataaaaaagactCATTTAATGATGGTCTTGATATACTAAAAGATGAATTTGGTAACGGTAAAGGAAGATATAACGAGGATGCTGTTCGAAATGATTGCAACGAACAAACGATAACGCGCTCCGGACGAATAATAAGAGCCCCACAACGATTAGACTTATGA